The genomic DNA CTCTCTGGTTGTTTGGTCGGACGGTGGCGGTGCGCACAAGGTCCACGGCGCCCGAATCAGTACGGACGGCGCAGTCATAAACGCGTCGGCCATCCCAATATCACGACCGGACCCAAGCCGTAGCCGCTGTCGATAGGCTTTTCCCGTTACTGACAGGAGGTATCCTGGGGCATTCGCTGTAGGTGATTAGGGTTCTACGCCGACGAGCCGAACCTGAACACGCGGGTTTTTCGCTACGGCCAAGGTCCTTCGTTGGTCGAGGCTGAGCCGGGCCTCTGAGCGCGAAAGCGCCGTGGCTGGTGCCGATTGTGGGACCGAAGGGGCACAAACATTTTGTCAACGGCAATGGTTTTTCGTGCGTTACTCGGTCCCACTGCCGGGTGCCGAACGCTCGGCGTAGGTGGTTCGGTCAAAGGCAGATTTAGCGTTTGCCGCGCGGGGGCAGCCGTCGAACTAATGCTTGACTTGCAGGCCGGGGGTGAGTATAGTTAGTAATGGCTAACAATGTTAGAAGTATCACACATCAGGCTGAGCTCGGGCCGAGCGGCGAGGACTATCTCGAGGCCGTTCTGGTTGTGAGCCGCAGACCCGGCCCGGTCAGGGTAACGGCGCTGGCAAGGCAACTCGGCGTAAGCAAGCCTTCGGTCGTGTCGGCCTTAGCCGGCCTTGAGGCCCGGGGTCTGGTTCGGCACGAGCGGTACGGCGGAGTGGAGTTGACGGTTCGGGGCCGACGGGTAGCACGGGAGGTGGACCGGCGCCACCGGTTGCTCTGCGTGTTTCTTACGGAGGTGTTGGGGGTGAGCCCCAGGGTCGCAGAACAGGATGCCTGCCGGCTGGAGCACCACTTGAGTCCGGAGACAGTCGCACGACTGCTTTCTTTCGTTCAGCGCGGCCAGCGAAGAAGGTGGCATTGATGCACGGTAATCTTGTGTTTGCGCTGGTCCTTTCCGGGCTTGCGTCGCTTGCGACCGCCTTCGGTAGCCTGCTCGGGATGATGCTCCAGCGGCCGGGACCCAGGATGATGGCTTTCGCACTTGGGTTCTCAGCCGGGGTGATGATGTTCGTGTCGTTTGCCGAGTTGCTCAGCACCGGAATTCACGACCTCGGATTTCTGCCCGCGGTCGGCGCGTTCTTTGCCGGGATGGTGGTAATGTACGTGATTGATGCGGTCGTGCCCCACCGGTTCATCAGTGAACAGACCGACCGTGCGGCGCCACAGGGTGAAGCGTGCCCGGACCTCGCGGCAGGACTTGGCGGCCTCAGGGGTCAGCATCGGCACCGGTACGGCTGGGGCCGCGAACAACGGGCGGCGTTGATCCGTGCCGGGATTCTGATTGCCATCGGCATTGGCATGCATAATCTGCCTGAGGGCATGGCAACGTTCATGGGCGCAATCAAGAGTCGTGGTCTGGGACTTGCAATCGGCAGCGCCATCGCACTTCACAACATCCCT from candidate division WOR-3 bacterium includes the following:
- a CDS encoding metal-dependent transcriptional regulator, which translates into the protein MANNVRSITHQAELGPSGEDYLEAVLVVSRRPGPVRVTALARQLGVSKPSVVSALAGLEARGLVRHERYGGVELTVRGRRVAREVDRRHRLLCVFLTEVLGVSPRVAEQDACRLEHHLSPETVARLLSFVQRGQRRRWH
- the zupT gene encoding zinc transporter ZupT, with amino-acid sequence MHGNLVFALVLSGLASLATAFGSLLGMMLQRPGPRMMAFALGFSAGVMMFVSFAELLSTGIHDLGFLPAVGAFFAGMVVMYVIDAVVPHRFISEQTDRAAPQGEACPDLAAGLGGLRGQHRHRYGWGREQRAALIRAGILIAIGIGMHNLPEGMATFMGAIKSRGLGLAIGSAIALHNIPEGLAVALPIFCATGSRRKAFGWAFLSGAAEFVGALLAAAVLMPLLTPTFLAVMLASVAGLMVFIAFDELIPGSYAYGFEHASVIGIIAGMGLMAVSILVLR